From the Pseudomonas putida genome, one window contains:
- the tenA gene encoding thiaminase II — protein sequence MSMDIFERLKAATAGQWNSYVDHDFVRQMGEGTLPEEAFRTYLIQDYLFLIQFARAWALAAYKSRLPTDIRAAQAGLAAILDETELHLRLCARWGLSQADIQAAPEHQATVAYTRYVLDCGAAGDLLELHVALAPCVIGYAEIGRTLAERIGDLSDHPYREWIGEYAGEGYQGVAAAARKHLDELAARSMTEQRFVELAQIFGQASRLEADFWQMGLDGVD from the coding sequence GTGAGCATGGATATTTTCGAGCGTCTGAAGGCTGCCACGGCCGGCCAGTGGAACAGCTATGTCGATCATGACTTCGTGCGGCAGATGGGCGAGGGCACGCTGCCCGAAGAAGCCTTCCGCACCTACCTGATCCAGGACTACCTGTTCCTCATCCAGTTCGCCCGCGCCTGGGCCCTGGCCGCCTACAAGAGCCGCCTGCCGACGGATATCCGCGCCGCCCAGGCCGGTTTGGCGGCGATTCTCGATGAAACCGAACTGCACCTGCGCCTGTGTGCACGCTGGGGGTTGTCGCAAGCCGATATCCAGGCAGCCCCCGAGCACCAGGCGACCGTGGCCTACACCCGTTACGTGCTCGACTGCGGCGCGGCCGGCGACTTGCTCGAACTGCATGTGGCATTGGCGCCGTGCGTGATCGGCTACGCCGAGATCGGCCGCACATTGGCGGAGCGCATTGGTGACCTGAGCGACCACCCGTACCGGGAGTGGATTGGCGAGTATGCCGGCGAGGGTTACCAGGGCGTGGCAGCGGCGGCGCGCAAGCACCTGGACGAACTGGCGGCGCGGAGCATGACCGAGCAGCGGTTTGTGGAGCTGGCACAGATCTTTGGCCAGGCTTCGCGGTTGGAGGCTGATTTCTGGCAGATGGGGCTGGATGGCGTTGACTGA
- a CDS encoding TenA family protein has product MTERFSETLQRQNQPTWSAAVGHRFVTELCAGSVADPIMVRYLVQDHRFLDSFLTLLGAAIATADTYEARLRFGRFAGMISSDENTYFLRAFEALDVSPAQRTEPADTAPTAGFKAIMREAAATRSYAAALAVLNVAEGLYLDWALKAPKPLPANFVYAEWITLHDNPAFCDFVAFLKSELDRVGPLEAALASDFYARTVELELAFFDAVYSEEA; this is encoded by the coding sequence ATGACCGAACGCTTCAGCGAAACCCTTCAACGCCAGAACCAACCGACCTGGTCGGCGGCCGTCGGCCACCGTTTCGTCACCGAACTCTGCGCAGGCAGCGTCGCCGACCCGATCATGGTCCGCTACCTGGTCCAGGATCATCGCTTTCTCGACAGCTTCCTGACCCTGCTCGGCGCCGCCATCGCCACCGCCGACACCTATGAGGCCCGCCTGCGCTTCGGCCGCTTCGCCGGGATGATCTCCAGCGACGAGAACACCTATTTCCTGCGAGCGTTCGAGGCGCTGGACGTCAGCCCGGCGCAGCGCACCGAGCCTGCAGACACAGCACCTACCGCCGGCTTCAAGGCCATCATGCGCGAGGCCGCGGCTACCCGTTCCTACGCCGCCGCGCTGGCCGTGCTGAACGTTGCCGAAGGCCTGTACCTGGACTGGGCCCTCAAGGCACCCAAGCCGCTGCCGGCCAACTTCGTTTATGCCGAATGGATCACGCTGCACGACAACCCGGCATTTTGCGATTTCGTGGCGTTCCTGAAGTCCGAACTGGACCGGGTCGGCCCCTTGGAGGCCGCATTGGCCAGTGATTTTTACGCACGTACCGTTGAACTGGAGCTTGCCTTCTTCGACGCCGTGTACAGCGAGGAGGCGTGA